A part of Candidatus Electrothrix aestuarii genomic DNA contains:
- a CDS encoding efflux RND transporter periplasmic adaptor subunit — MKIFFKALCALLILAGGVGVAWHFYSNKPRARKTRPQRAIPLVQTIAVQPSTESVLFETSGTVIPARKLVVSTEVEGRILEQNEKLVPGGIIYKDELLVRLDARDYRFQVREREAELSTAEYELAVERGKQAVARQEWKILAKQMNQAEANRDLALRKPHLRHVQAQIAAAKTRLEAAKLDEARTSIYAPFTGIFLEEDVEQGQFIGRQSALATLVSTEAFWVQVAVPLFLLERMHFPEQEGVPGSRVEIILERGQGSSSVIRQGTVFKLLADLDPKGRMARILVSLPDPLCLDQETTETTCSPQEAILLGSFVRVRMEAGQLEQIFVLPEKALREDNRLWVVNGDGVLSFRDAQVRWRRVGEVLVEAEIAPDERIVISRLQSPIPGMKVREEAGEDEEKKPTE; from the coding sequence ATGAAAATATTTTTTAAGGCATTATGTGCTCTGCTGATTCTTGCTGGCGGAGTCGGTGTGGCCTGGCATTTTTATAGCAATAAACCACGAGCCAGGAAGACCCGGCCCCAACGGGCAATTCCTCTGGTGCAGACTATAGCGGTCCAGCCGAGTACAGAATCAGTGCTCTTTGAGACCTCAGGTACTGTAATTCCGGCAAGAAAGCTGGTTGTGAGCACCGAGGTTGAGGGCAGGATTCTGGAGCAAAACGAAAAATTGGTTCCCGGCGGGATTATTTATAAGGATGAGCTCCTGGTGCGCCTTGATGCCCGTGATTATCGTTTTCAGGTGCGCGAGCGGGAGGCGGAGTTGTCCACAGCCGAATATGAGCTTGCTGTGGAGCGGGGGAAACAGGCTGTTGCCCGTCAGGAATGGAAGATTCTGGCTAAGCAAATGAATCAGGCAGAGGCCAATCGGGACTTGGCTTTGCGCAAACCCCATCTTCGGCATGTGCAGGCCCAGATTGCTGCTGCCAAAACACGCTTGGAGGCAGCCAAACTGGACGAAGCACGGACGAGTATCTACGCTCCTTTTACCGGGATCTTTTTGGAGGAAGATGTGGAGCAGGGGCAATTCATCGGCAGGCAGTCTGCTCTTGCCACGCTGGTATCCACCGAGGCCTTTTGGGTCCAGGTGGCGGTCCCTCTTTTCCTGTTGGAGCGTATGCATTTTCCTGAGCAGGAAGGAGTGCCGGGCAGTAGAGTGGAGATAATATTAGAGAGAGGGCAGGGGAGTAGTTCCGTGATCAGGCAGGGAACTGTGTTCAAACTCTTGGCTGATCTTGATCCCAAAGGACGCATGGCCCGGATTTTAGTCAGCCTGCCTGATCCGCTTTGTCTGGATCAGGAAACAACTGAGACGACCTGCTCTCCTCAGGAGGCTATTCTTTTGGGGAGCTTTGTCCGGGTTCGAATGGAGGCAGGCCAGCTGGAGCAGATTTTTGTCCTGCCGGAAAAGGCCCTGCGTGAGGATAATCGACTTTGGGTGGTTAATGGGGATGGAGTGCTTTCTTTTCGGGATGCTCAGGTGCGCTGGCGACGGGTAGGTGAGGTCCTGGTAGAAGCGGAAATCGCCCCGGATGAGCGCATAGTTATCAGCCGATTACAATCGCCCATTCCGGGGATGAAGGTGCGGGAGGAGGCTGGGGAAGATGAGGAGAAAAAGCCAACGGAATAG
- a CDS encoding YgiQ family radical SAM protein, with protein sequence MPQPTKTTQAFLPTTQKELRQLGWDRPDIILVSGDAYIDSPFIGTAVIGRVLADAGFRVAIIAQPDLQGEDICRLGEPRLFWGVSGGCVDSMVANRTASGKRRKQDDYTPGGENKRRPDRAVLIYTNLIRSKFKNTCPIVLGGIEASLRRIAHYDYWSKSVRRSILLDAKADFLLYGMAERAVLELATALRDDTDPYTIRGLCYPASERPEGHLLLPSYEEAKGDTLQGKKAFTRMFRRFYENNDPITAQGLAQLHGTRWLIQNPPQPHLSPEELDHVHSLDYQLDLHPFHQQQGNVRALETIRFSLATHRGCYGECNFCAIAVHQGRTIVQRTRKSILAEAHRLLKHPGFKGRIHDVGGPTANMYGVECRKKRSKGACLEKRCLFPEKCKALQVDHSEQLRLLEELRQLKGVKQVVVSSGIRYDLILADQRNGLAYLRQVVRHHVSGQMKVAPEHCQDNVLACMGKPGRDSLLRFRDLFNKMSAQEGLKQFLTYYIIAAHPGCRQQDMQAMKNFAQQELKVLPRQVQIFTPTPSTWSTLMYWTGENPFTGQPCFVEKDNQAREQQKAVLTGPPQSPHKRQGQNRTFAPKNRQKAGTGTGTRKKGKFTPRRRKG encoded by the coding sequence GTGCCGCAGCCAACCAAGACAACACAGGCCTTTCTCCCCACAACCCAGAAGGAACTCCGCCAGCTGGGCTGGGACCGCCCGGATATTATCCTGGTCAGCGGCGATGCCTATATCGACTCGCCTTTTATAGGTACTGCCGTGATTGGTCGTGTCCTCGCCGATGCAGGCTTCCGGGTGGCAATCATTGCCCAGCCTGATCTCCAGGGCGAGGACATCTGCCGCCTTGGTGAGCCTCGGCTCTTCTGGGGCGTGAGCGGCGGCTGTGTAGACTCGATGGTGGCTAACCGCACTGCATCGGGCAAGCGCCGCAAGCAGGACGACTACACCCCCGGTGGAGAGAACAAGCGCAGGCCGGACCGGGCTGTACTGATCTACACCAACCTGATCCGCAGCAAATTCAAGAACACCTGCCCTATTGTCCTGGGCGGTATAGAGGCCAGCCTTCGCCGCATTGCCCATTATGATTACTGGAGCAAGAGCGTGCGCCGCTCCATCCTCCTGGATGCCAAGGCTGATTTCCTCCTCTACGGCATGGCCGAGCGGGCCGTGCTGGAGCTGGCCACTGCCCTGCGGGATGATACTGATCCCTACACCATACGCGGTCTCTGCTATCCTGCTTCAGAGCGCCCAGAGGGTCACCTGCTCCTGCCTTCCTACGAGGAGGCAAAGGGAGACACGCTCCAGGGCAAGAAGGCCTTTACCCGGATGTTCCGCCGCTTTTACGAGAATAACGACCCCATCACGGCCCAGGGCCTGGCCCAGCTCCACGGCACCCGCTGGCTGATCCAGAACCCACCTCAGCCCCACCTCTCCCCGGAAGAACTGGATCATGTCCATAGCCTGGATTACCAGCTGGACCTCCATCCTTTCCATCAGCAGCAGGGGAATGTACGGGCCCTGGAGACGATCCGTTTCTCCCTGGCCACCCACCGGGGATGCTATGGCGAGTGTAACTTCTGCGCCATTGCTGTCCACCAGGGGCGGACCATAGTCCAGCGCACGAGGAAGTCCATCCTTGCTGAGGCCCATCGCCTGCTCAAGCACCCTGGCTTTAAAGGGCGCATCCACGACGTGGGCGGTCCCACCGCCAATATGTATGGAGTGGAATGCCGCAAGAAGCGAAGCAAGGGCGCCTGCCTGGAGAAACGCTGCCTCTTTCCTGAGAAATGCAAGGCCCTGCAAGTAGATCACAGCGAGCAGCTCCGCCTGCTGGAAGAGTTGCGCCAACTCAAGGGGGTTAAGCAGGTGGTGGTGTCTTCCGGCATCCGCTACGACCTCATCCTGGCAGACCAGCGAAACGGCTTGGCCTATCTGCGCCAGGTGGTGCGCCATCATGTCTCCGGCCAGATGAAGGTGGCCCCGGAGCATTGCCAGGATAATGTACTGGCCTGTATGGGTAAGCCGGGCCGGGACAGCCTGCTCCGCTTCCGCGATCTCTTTAATAAGATGAGCGCCCAGGAAGGGCTGAAGCAGTTCCTTACCTATTACATCATTGCGGCCCATCCCGGCTGCCGCCAGCAGGACATGCAGGCCATGAAAAACTTTGCCCAGCAGGAGCTGAAGGTCCTGCCCAGGCAGGTACAGATCTTTACCCCAACGCCCTCAACCTGGTCTACCCTGATGTACTGGACCGGGGAGAATCCCTTTACCGGCCAGCCCTGCTTCGTGGAAAAGGACAACCAGGCCCGGGAGCAGCAAAAGGCGGTGCTCACTGGCCCGCCCCAGAGCCCCCATAAGAGACAGGGGCAGAATCGTACCTTTGCTCCAAAGAATCGGCAAAAGGCAGGGACAGGGACAGGGACACGAAAGAAGGGAAAGTTTACTCCCCGCAGGCGGAAGGGATAA
- a CDS encoding DUF6444 domain-containing protein: MHLSREELLKIDKQFIDSLPGKSAKELCLLALDDLKELHERLGQNSENSSMPPSSNFPWAGLMPTLKPTRRNRMKSKSKPRT, from the coding sequence ATGCACCTATCCAGAGAAGAGTTGCTAAAAATAGATAAGCAGTTTATTGACTCCTTGCCCGGTAAGAGTGCAAAGGAGCTGTGCCTGCTCGCACTTGATGACCTCAAAGAACTTCACGAACGGCTGGGTCAAAATTCCGAAAACAGCTCCATGCCTCCCAGCTCAAATTTCCCCTGGGCCGGTTTGATGCCGACGCTCAAGCCGACGAGGAGGAACCGGATGAAGAGCAAGTCGAAGCCACGGACATAG
- a CDS encoding transposase: MVGPKLTALIVCLSKRMRLSRRRIREFLQDWLRLDLGIGTINQCIHEAGRAASPLSDEFLEEVRESLILFVDETSWKEWGKKQWLWVFTSLKVTFYIIGLRSQKVLDYVLGQTFKGLLMSDGYNAYRKFLNRLRCWAHLLRKTKGLKQSLSDDPRTFGTEAHAVLTELMDVIYKAREGPPTDLCQYTENSWPNLRNAA; encoded by the coding sequence ATGGTCGGCCCAAAATTGACCGCTCTGATCGTGTGCCTCTCCAAGCGCATGCGCCTTTCTCGCCGCCGCATCCGGGAATTTCTGCAGGATTGGCTGCGATTGGATTTGGGCATCGGTACGATCAATCAATGTATCCATGAAGCTGGCCGCGCCGCTTCTCCCCTTAGCGATGAGTTTCTTGAGGAGGTGCGTGAATCACTGATCCTGTTCGTGGATGAGACATCCTGGAAGGAGTGGGGCAAGAAACAGTGGTTATGGGTCTTTACCTCGCTGAAAGTCACCTTTTACATCATTGGCCTTCGCAGCCAAAAAGTACTTGATTATGTGCTCGGCCAAACCTTTAAGGGATTGCTGATGAGCGACGGCTACAATGCCTATCGTAAGTTCCTCAACAGGCTCCGCTGCTGGGCGCATTTACTGCGCAAGACAAAAGGTTTGAAACAGAGCCTGAGCGATGATCCCCGCACATTCGGCACCGAGGCCCATGCGGTGCTCACCGAGTTGATGGATGTAATTTACAAGGCTCGCGAGGGGCCTCCCACGGACCTTTGCCAATATACAGAGAATTCCTGGCCGAATTTAAGGAATGCTGCATGA
- a CDS encoding transposase → MKYRDSDHKKTRELSREFLNDWDTIFHVLSNPTWPLTNNEAEQALRHWVIARKLSHGTRNGQGSHVFAILASVIDTCRKRNACPWKYLAEVITAWRQGLDVPPLPLAA, encoded by the coding sequence ATGAAATATCGCGATTCAGATCATAAAAAAACACGCGAGCTGTCCAGAGAATTTCTCAACGACTGGGACACGATTTTTCATGTGTTGTCGAATCCGACGTGGCCCCTGACCAATAATGAGGCGGAGCAAGCGTTACGTCATTGGGTTATTGCGCGCAAATTAAGCCACGGTACCCGTAATGGTCAAGGTAGTCATGTGTTTGCCATACTTGCGAGCGTGATTGATACGTGTAGGAAGCGCAACGCCTGTCCGTGGAAATATCTCGCCGAGGTTATCACGGCTTGGCGTCAGGGGCTGGATGTACCTCCTCTGCCTCTTGCTGCGTAA
- a CDS encoding tetratricopeptide repeat protein gives MELIAELWHWVVEGVIWLRDHPEVTWSGAGLTALAVLSFLITKLFSFFSRKDTTPPVGNTFTHSGSGTQNVAQGNHPIAQQVNITTEQVSSPQQKAKGDHNVFSQTGDVHYEEHHHYARTAQGIPLQRPRQAEHLVGREDLLRDVLAALGPGKVVTLCGPGGIGKTALASRVAWELPPEQEAPALFPDGLLFYSFYGRKDVGLAFDHLVRSYADDGQDNSPEAATRLLANKQALIILDGAEEADDLPDVLRCCGGCGVLITSRKRSDAPGELLEVKRLDKLPAEEAFRLYSGTTADETTARAVCKGLGGWPLALRIAGQYLRNTGESAAEYLRWLEKRPFRKLGSGKHQEDNAALLLRRSMEQVSDDAVQVLRLAGVLAFAPISLEPVMAVLSEEGDDEDELELRSREALNELVLFGLLERREERWQISHALVHTYARNEEALSRDALERLARYYIWFCREQSEAGLEGYARLDGERVHCLQLIERCVDGGLWEEVKWLEDAINIYLDRQGHWTEKLAALEMNLTAARKAGDRRDEAWCLNSLGYTCWRRGENDKSIVWFEQVRPIDRELGDRKGEGVTLNNMAAIYRQQGRYEQALETYQQSLRIRQEIGDRRGEGESLNNIATVYYNQEDYEQALSSYEQCLPITREVGDAIGEGTTLNNIAEIYRTQSNYAKAIEYREQDLAICRELGDRAGEAVTCWNIGRTYEEMGDLAEAEEYITLAVEIAEQIDHPKLEEWRDGLAWVRAKRQGV, from the coding sequence ATGGAACTGATCGCTGAGCTTTGGCACTGGGTCGTAGAAGGGGTGATATGGTTGCGGGATCACCCCGAGGTCACCTGGAGCGGTGCCGGGCTGACTGCCCTTGCCGTCCTCTCCTTCCTCATTACGAAGTTATTCTCCTTCTTCTCTCGGAAAGACACCACCCCGCCTGTGGGCAACACCTTCACTCATAGCGGCAGCGGTACCCAGAACGTTGCTCAGGGCAATCATCCCATCGCTCAACAGGTGAATATCACAACAGAGCAGGTCAGCTCACCGCAGCAGAAGGCAAAGGGCGACCATAACGTCTTCAGCCAGACCGGCGATGTCCACTATGAGGAGCACCACCACTACGCCCGCACCGCCCAAGGCATCCCCTTGCAGCGGCCCAGGCAGGCCGAGCATCTTGTCGGCAGGGAGGACCTGCTGCGCGATGTCCTGGCTGCGCTCGGACCGGGCAAGGTGGTCACGCTCTGCGGACCCGGCGGCATCGGCAAGACCGCCCTGGCCTCGCGGGTCGCCTGGGAGCTGCCCCCTGAGCAGGAAGCCCCGGCCCTGTTCCCGGACGGCCTGCTCTTCTACTCCTTTTACGGGCGCAAGGATGTGGGCCTGGCCTTTGACCACCTGGTGCGTAGCTATGCGGATGATGGGCAGGACAACAGCCCGGAGGCTGCCACCCGTCTGCTGGCCAACAAGCAGGCCCTGATCATTCTGGACGGGGCTGAGGAGGCCGACGACCTGCCTGACGTGCTCCGTTGCTGCGGGGGCTGCGGGGTGCTGATCACCAGCCGGAAGCGGAGCGATGCGCCGGGTGAGCTGCTGGAGGTCAAACGGCTGGACAAGCTGCCCGCAGAGGAGGCGTTCCGGCTCTACAGCGGCACAACGGCGGATGAGACCACGGCGCGGGCCGTGTGCAAGGGACTGGGCGGCTGGCCCCTGGCCCTGCGCATTGCCGGGCAGTATCTCCGCAACACGGGCGAGAGCGCGGCAGAGTATCTGCGCTGGTTGGAGAAGCGGCCTTTCAGGAAGCTGGGCAGCGGCAAGCATCAGGAGGACAACGCGGCTCTGCTGCTGCGGCGCAGTATGGAGCAGGTGAGCGACGATGCCGTGCAGGTGCTGCGGCTGGCCGGGGTGCTGGCCTTTGCGCCTATCAGCCTTGAGCCGGTCATGGCAGTGCTGTCTGAGGAGGGGGATGACGAGGATGAGCTGGAGCTGCGCAGCAGGGAAGCCCTGAACGAGCTGGTGCTCTTCGGGCTGCTGGAACGGCGGGAGGAACGCTGGCAGATAAGCCACGCCCTGGTGCATACATACGCCCGGAACGAGGAAGCCCTGAGCCGGGATGCCCTGGAGCGGCTTGCCCGGTATTATATATGGTTCTGCCGGGAACAGAGCGAGGCCGGACTGGAGGGATATGCCCGCCTGGATGGTGAACGGGTCCATTGTCTACAGCTCATAGAGCGCTGTGTGGACGGAGGGCTGTGGGAAGAGGTGAAATGGCTGGAGGATGCAATCAACATCTACCTTGACCGGCAGGGACATTGGACAGAAAAGCTGGCTGCCTTAGAGATGAACCTGACTGCGGCCCGCAAGGCTGGCGACCGCAGAGATGAGGCATGGTGCCTGAACAGCCTGGGCTACACCTGTTGGCGGCGTGGGGAGAATGACAAGAGCATTGTATGGTTTGAGCAAGTCCGTCCCATAGACCGCGAGCTGGGAGATCGCAAGGGAGAAGGCGTGACCCTGAATAACATGGCCGCGATCTATCGGCAACAGGGCAGGTACGAGCAGGCCTTGGAGACCTATCAGCAAAGCCTGAGAATCCGGCAAGAGATCGGCGACCGGAGGGGAGAAGGTGAGTCCCTGAATAATATCGCCACGGTTTACTATAACCAGGAGGATTACGAGCAAGCCTTGTCCTCTTATGAGCAATGCCTGCCTATTACGAGGGAGGTTGGGGATGCAATCGGGGAAGGCACAACCCTGAACAACATTGCCGAGATCTATAGGACGCAGAGTAACTATGCCAAGGCGATAGAATACAGAGAACAGGACTTGGCGATCTGCCGCGAGCTGGGTGACCGGGCCGGTGAGGCAGTAACCTGCTGGAACATCGGTCGCACCTATGAAGAGATGGGCGACCTTGCTGAGGCGGAGGAATACATTACCCTGGCCGTGGAGATTGCAGAGCAGATTGACCACCCCAAATTGGAGGAATGGCGCGATGGATTGGCATGGGTGCGGGCCAAGCGGCAGGGGGTGTAG
- a CDS encoding Uma2 family endonuclease produces MLTQAEQHISPEEYLAGEREAATRHEYFAGEIFAMAGASREHNQISANIVRLLGNQLLERPCSVFASDMKVKIKKKEKYTYPDIVVVCEKEEYEDEHQDVLLNPVVLIEILSDSTEAYDRGDKFSHYQEIPSFAEYILVSQYTFKMERFSRQPNNSWLYTIYQREQDLLSVQAIDCTLPLAEVYRKVQLHGTDR; encoded by the coding sequence ATGCTGACACAGGCAGAACAGCACATCAGCCCGGAAGAATACCTTGCCGGGGAAAGAGAAGCCGCTACGCGACACGAGTATTTTGCAGGAGAGATCTTTGCTATGGCCGGGGCAAGCCGGGAGCACAATCAGATCTCGGCAAATATCGTCCGTCTGTTGGGCAATCAGCTGCTGGAAAGACCCTGCAGCGTTTTTGCCAGTGACATGAAGGTGAAAATCAAAAAAAAGGAGAAATACACCTACCCTGATATCGTTGTGGTTTGCGAAAAAGAGGAATACGAAGACGAGCACCAGGATGTCCTGCTGAACCCGGTTGTCCTTATAGAGATCCTTTCCGACAGCACAGAGGCCTATGACCGAGGTGACAAATTCTCTCATTATCAGGAGATCCCTTCCTTTGCCGAATACATCCTGGTATCTCAGTATACCTTTAAGATGGAGCGGTTCAGCCGTCAGCCGAATAATTCCTGGTTGTATACGATATACCAAAGAGAACAAGATCTCCTCTCTGTCCAGGCAATAGATTGTACGCTGCCACTGGCTGAAGTCTACAGGAAGGTGCAGCTACATGGAACTGATCGCTGA
- a CDS encoding DNA-binding domain-containing protein has product MATIQWRPDINTLTVPQSYRVRFVPRNTANIQDIAADIARQYPNVSTTDILNILRAEDEVIMARLLDGEQVDKGECCSWSLSFSGRLDSPDDMLPSLDDNLNVKIQVAQPFLDTIRRGALLERLPMNEKLPMISQVEETLLKLPNVLAASGVVMINGANLLFDPEGGSGGCVIEGTRSGSIIQTRFPVISNNSIMLMPEIPEQDNPWNNEYRISVSTHYSEHGTLCSSIYDRFLRTPLTVHDLGQADPPETGILTGSADTPYVSVIGGGLTDNETLRIQAIHDAQRDMLLFSLLNMHEGDRIGGLVVVGVNGEYTLPGFTNSAVHSLDIRVDDYAALKAMIRHDYNGRLVDVLEVRM; this is encoded by the coding sequence ATGGCAACAATACAATGGCGACCGGACATCAATACCCTGACTGTTCCTCAGTCCTACCGGGTCCGTTTTGTCCCACGTAATACCGCAAACATTCAGGATATTGCCGCAGACATCGCCCGGCAGTACCCCAATGTCAGCACAACCGACATCCTGAACATCCTACGCGCAGAGGATGAGGTCATCATGGCTCGGTTGCTTGATGGCGAGCAGGTGGACAAGGGCGAGTGTTGCAGCTGGTCTCTTTCCTTTTCCGGGCGGTTGGACAGCCCTGACGACATGCTCCCCTCCCTGGATGATAACCTGAACGTCAAGATCCAGGTTGCACAGCCTTTTCTTGATACCATTCGCCGGGGCGCCCTTTTGGAGCGCCTGCCCATGAACGAAAAGCTACCCATGATCAGCCAAGTCGAAGAGACGCTGCTCAAGCTGCCCAATGTCCTTGCTGCAAGCGGGGTCGTCATGATCAATGGTGCCAACCTCCTGTTTGATCCCGAGGGCGGCAGTGGCGGCTGCGTGATTGAGGGCACCCGAAGCGGAAGCATCATCCAGACCCGCTTCCCTGTGATCTCCAACAACTCGATCATGCTCATGCCCGAGATACCAGAGCAGGACAATCCCTGGAACAACGAGTACCGCATATCGGTAAGCACCCATTACAGCGAGCACGGCACGTTGTGCAGCAGCATCTATGACCGCTTCCTGCGTACCCCGCTGACTGTTCACGACCTGGGACAGGCTGATCCTCCTGAGACCGGTATCCTGACCGGCAGCGCAGACACCCCCTATGTGAGCGTCATCGGCGGTGGCCTCACGGATAATGAGACACTCCGCATCCAGGCTATTCATGATGCACAGCGGGATATGCTCCTGTTCAGCCTGCTGAACATGCACGAAGGCGACAGGATAGGCGGGCTCGTGGTCGTGGGGGTGAATGGCGAATACACCCTGCCCGGCTTTACCAATTCCGCAGTGCATAGCCTTGACATCCGGGTGGACGACTATGCCGCTCTCAAGGCCATGATCCGCCATGACTATAATGGCAGGCTGGTGGATGTGTTGGAGGTGAGGATGTAG
- a CDS encoding PHP domain-containing protein, with amino-acid sequence MCVELHTHSVYSDGTATPAELVHMAVERRLKGFALTDHDTLEGVPEAMQCGQELGMPVISGIEISVKHREHSLHILGYGVDPKNQVLLDWLARLQEGRIERNRNILVKLTKMGLLITEEELAQISGCGQAGRPHIARLMQEKGYVSNMQQAFRIYLGRNKPAWSSRLSYSASEAITMLHQAGGVAVLAHPGMIDKNMNVQPQLIRELVERGLDGLEVFYPTHNSRIKKRLQTLARKYNLLCTGGSDYHGDQHGRLFAGEAGGICPPDSIIVELLERLQYVQMRENKEEHSA; translated from the coding sequence ATGTGTGTTGAACTCCATACTCATTCTGTGTATTCCGATGGCACGGCCACTCCTGCTGAGCTGGTGCATATGGCGGTGGAACGCAGACTGAAAGGCTTTGCCCTCACAGACCATGACACCCTTGAGGGGGTGCCTGAGGCTATGCAATGTGGTCAGGAGCTGGGCATGCCAGTGATCAGCGGCATAGAGATCAGCGTTAAGCATCGGGAGCATTCTCTGCATATCCTGGGCTATGGTGTTGATCCCAAGAATCAGGTCCTTCTTGATTGGCTGGCCCGCCTCCAGGAGGGACGGATAGAGCGGAATAGAAATATTCTCGTTAAATTGACCAAGATGGGGCTTCTCATTACTGAAGAGGAGTTGGCGCAAATCTCTGGCTGTGGTCAGGCTGGCAGGCCGCACATCGCCCGTTTAATGCAAGAAAAGGGCTATGTGTCCAACATGCAACAGGCCTTTAGGATATATCTGGGACGGAATAAGCCCGCGTGGAGCAGCCGCTTGAGTTATTCCGCCTCTGAGGCCATTACCATGCTCCATCAGGCCGGAGGCGTGGCCGTGCTTGCCCATCCAGGAATGATTGATAAGAACATGAACGTGCAGCCCCAGCTCATCCGGGAACTGGTCGAACGAGGACTTGATGGCTTGGAAGTTTTTTATCCCACCCACAACAGCAGGATAAAAAAACGTTTACAGACGCTGGCGAGGAAATATAATTTGCTTTGTACCGGGGGGAGTGACTACCACGGGGATCAACACGGCAGGCTTTTTGCGGGAGAAGCAGGCGGTATCTGTCCACCGGATTCAATAATAGTTGAACTCCTTGAGCGATTGCAATATGTTCAGATGAGAGAGAACAAAGAAGAACATTCCGCGTAA
- a CDS encoding sigma-54 dependent transcriptional regulator: MHTILVVDDEPNYLIVLSELLRDEGYEVFTADSGQAGLRMAREIDLDLVISDMKMPGMDGIALLAKLKEFNQQLPVILITAYAEVGKAVEAMHLGAFTYLAKPFSNEELLASTRKAVEHYGMVREIRRLRSEATFTSGFGGMIGKNPNMLVVYRLIEKVAPTPSSVLITGESGTGKELVARAIHNLSERKDAPFISVNCAALSEHLLESELFGHEKGAFTDAAAMRKGRFELADTGTLFLDEIGEMTPALQAKLLRVLQERSFERVGGNSTISIDVRILAATNKDLKDEVEQGSFRNDLFYRLNVIHIHMPPLRERLDDIPALVHYFLKKNGERLGREKNEISPEAMRLLVSLPWEGNIRELENTIERAAILCNDGCIEAEDVQPDSSQMPGIQEWSSTLELGQFIPEGLSLSEVLSGIEEKLVRQALEEANNVQARAAEKLGITKSLLQYKMKKYNLQRKKK, from the coding sequence ATGCATACTATTCTCGTAGTTGATGACGAACCGAATTACCTGATTGTCCTTTCTGAGCTGCTGCGCGATGAGGGCTACGAAGTCTTTACAGCGGACAGCGGGCAGGCTGGTTTGAGAATGGCCAGGGAAATAGACCTTGATCTGGTTATCAGTGATATGAAAATGCCGGGCATGGACGGAATTGCCCTGCTGGCAAAGCTGAAGGAATTTAACCAGCAGTTGCCGGTTATCCTGATCACTGCCTATGCAGAGGTGGGCAAGGCGGTTGAGGCCATGCATCTTGGTGCCTTCACCTACCTGGCTAAGCCCTTTTCCAATGAGGAGTTGCTGGCATCAACCCGTAAGGCTGTAGAACATTACGGTATGGTGCGGGAGATCCGGCGCCTGCGCAGCGAGGCCACCTTTACCTCTGGTTTTGGTGGCATGATCGGTAAAAACCCCAACATGCTGGTCGTCTACCGCCTGATTGAAAAGGTTGCGCCTACGCCTTCCTCTGTCCTGATTACCGGTGAGTCTGGTACAGGAAAGGAATTGGTGGCTCGGGCTATTCATAACTTGAGCGAGCGCAAAGATGCCCCTTTTATCTCGGTGAACTGTGCAGCGCTTTCCGAGCATCTGCTGGAAAGTGAGTTGTTTGGGCATGAGAAAGGAGCCTTTACCGATGCCGCAGCCATGCGCAAAGGTCGATTTGAGCTGGCTGATACCGGGACCCTTTTTCTTGATGAAATAGGGGAGATGACCCCGGCCCTGCAGGCCAAGCTGTTGCGGGTACTCCAGGAACGCTCCTTTGAGCGGGTGGGAGGAAACAGCACTATTTCTATTGATGTCCGTATCCTTGCTGCCACCAATAAGGATCTGAAAGATGAGGTTGAACAGGGATCCTTCCGTAACGATCTCTTTTATCGTCTCAATGTTATCCATATTCATATGCCACCTCTGCGGGAGCGTTTGGACGATATTCCAGCCTTGGTCCATTATTTTCTCAAGAAAAATGGCGAGCGGCTTGGACGGGAAAAGAACGAGATTTCTCCAGAAGCCATGCGCCTACTCGTTAGCCTGCCTTGGGAAGGCAATATTCGCGAACTGGAAAACACCATTGAGCGGGCAGCCATTCTCTGTAATGACGGCTGTATTGAGGCGGAAGATGTCCAGCCGGACAGCAGCCAGATGCCGGGTATCCAGGAATGGAGCTCCACCTTGGAACTTGGACAGTTCATCCCGGAAGGACTCAGTCTTTCAGAGGTCTTGAGCGGTATTGAGGAAAAACTGGTTCGTCAGGCCCTGGAGGAGGCGAATAATGTCCAGGCCCGGGCAGCGGAAAAACTCGGGATCACCAAGAGCCTGCTGCAATACAAGATGAAGAAATATAATTTGCAGCGCAAAAAGAAATAG